The Candidatus Nomurabacteria bacterium DNA window GCAGCCGCGCTAAAACGATAAGCGTTGAGATGTTCAGTACTTGTTTTAATGCAAGTCTGAAGTCGGGAGAGAATCCATTGGTCAGCCAGACTATGGGCTGCCAAAGTAGTTTCTTTTTCTTCCACGCCCTGCAAAAGCGCAAAGCGGCTAATATTCCAGAGCTTGTTTACAAAGTTGCGATACGCAGCAATTTTTTGCTCTGATAAACGAGTGTCATTTCCCGGCGTTGTCCCAATAATGAGGGAGAGTCGTGTGGCGTCAGCGCCATACTTATCAGCCATCTCAAGCGGGTCAATACCATTACCGAGAGACTTTGACATTTTTCGTCCATGTTCATCACGCACCAGGCCGTGGAGATAGACTGTTTGAAATGGAACCTCTTGTAGGGCATAGGTAGACATGAGAATCATGCGGGCTACCCAGAAGAAGAGTATGTCATAACCTGTTTCCATGACGCTGGTTGGATGGAAGCGTTTGAGATCCTCAGTCTGCTTTGGCCAACCCAAAGTAGAGAAGGTCCATAAGCCAGATGAGAACCAGGTATCAAGCGTATCTGATGATTGTTGCCACTCCTTTCCCTTAGGGGCTTTTTCGCCAACATGGATTTCCTTTTGCTCAGGATTTTTTTCTGATGGACGTTCCCAAACTGGCAAACGATGACCGTACCAAATTTGTCGCGAGATATTCCAATCATGCAGATTTTCCATCCAGTGCTGGTAAATCTTTTTAAAGCGAGATGGCACGAAAGCTATTTCATCTTGAGTAGCTACCTCTAAAGCTCGCTGCTTCAGGCTTTTTCCATTCAATTTCTTTGTTGGGGTATCAACACTAATAAACCATTGTTCAGACGGGAGAGGCTCTAGCGCAGTGCCGCAGCGATAACAGGTTGCCAGGTTGTGGTTGTAGTTTTCGTCAATGTGATCAACCAGTCCTTTTTCTTGAAGAATCTCTACCACCTTCTTTCTCGCTTCTTGTACATCGATGCCAGCATAGGTGCCAGCAGCTTCGGTGAGCTTGCCTTGTTCATTGATAATTTTTTCGACCGGCAGTTGATATTTTTTAGCCAACTCAAAATCAAGTAGGCTATGACCCGGTGTGATCGTCATTGCACCACTGCCAAGTTTCGGATCAGCTGATTCGTCCGCAATCACTCGAGCAGTGATTGGGCCATTGATCCACTCCAGTGCGAATTCTTTATCGATCATATCTCGGTAGCGCGTATCATCCGGATGAACAATAATTACCTTATCGCCGAATTTCGTTTCTGGACGGGCGGTACCAATAATCACCGGACCGTATTTGAAATAGTAGAAGGGTGCTTTTTCTTCCTTATACTCGACCTCGTCATCAGCTAAAGTGGATTGACAGCGAGTGCACCAATTTACTACCCGTTGACCACGGTAAATGAGACCGTCTTCATACATTTGTATAAACATGGTTTGGACGGCCTTGCTTAGACCCTCATCAAGTGTGAAGCGTTCACGGCTCCAATCACAAGAAGCACCGAGTCGTTTCATCTGTTCGGTAATTTGACCTTGCGATTCTTTTACAAATTTTTCTACCAGCTTGAGAAATTTTTCTCGACCCAAATCGTCCTTAGTTTTTTTTTCAGCCTTAAGTTTCTTCTCCACAACATTTTGAGTTGCAATTGCAGCATGATCTGTGCCGGGTAACCAGAGCGTTCGTTCACCCTTCATCCGATGATAGCGTACGAGGGTGTCTTGAAGAGCAATCATCACAGCGTGACCCATATGAAGATTTGCTGTGGTGTTTGGTGGCGGTAAGGCAATCGAAAAAGTAGGGGCACTCTCTGGTACTTTTAATTTATCTGGATTAAAGGCGCCGGACTTTTCCCACGCTTCGTAAATACCTTTTTCTTCTTCTTTTGGATTGTAGGTTTTGGAGAGCTCTTTCATTGGAGATTTTCTTGGATAAATAAAAACGCCTTACTGTTTGTAAGGGTCCACGATGTTGCATCGGGACGGTACCACCTTACTCGCCCTCCGTAGCCTCGTGCGAAGGAGGGCTTCCGAAGAACTCTTCATTGACGCATGCTGACGGATGCGATCCGGCCAACTTACCTCAGTACCACCTAGGGTACAGGATTCAGTTAGCAGCTTCCCCAAGGGACACAATGTCTAATACATAGCCAGACAATCTTGGGTTAAGTGCTTTTCGTGAAATGAGAAATAACTGCTTCGATAGTAGGCTTTTTTCATAAGTCAGTCAAGAACGCTTGACCAAGTTTTATTATCTACGCTAGGGTCAGAATAGATTTTGCAATGGCTGTTTGACAATGGAGGAAAAAGCGATGAGCTGCAATCCACGGAATGTGCGGAATCGTCGACGGAATCTGTACGTAGCCCTTGGCCGTTTGGGGTTGCCACCGGATCAGCATCAGGAAGAGAAGCGGAAGATACGTGATGCCTGTCGTCATGGCAGGGCCTACGTGTTGCCTCCTCGCCGCGGTCGATCCATTTCCAAGCCGGTCTGTCGACCGTGTAATGGGAAGGGAAAGCGCGACTGTCATCTCTGTAATGGCAGGAGTAGTGGATGCTACTACTGCAATTACACTGGCAAGAAGACTTGCAACGTTTGCATGGGTGAGGGAGTGACTACCTAGGAGTAAGGAGCTTCGATGTCACAGAAGCGGCGTGGGCACTTGCTCATGCAAACGAACGTGGTAGGACTTGGACTTATCGCGATTTGGTATACACCAGTTGGAAAAAGTCGACACGAGCTTGTTTCCTGGACAGTTACTTTTTCCTGTGGAGAAGTGTGTAGAATCAGAGGCCGCAGCCAGCACGAAATCATAGCAACGTCTCGTCGTGAACACGGTGAATGTCGTCTGGGGTCTGCCTGTAGAGTGATTGCCTGCGACGAGCTGTGACACTTCCTTGCTCGGTTGTTGTCCGAGGCTGCTTGTCGTATACTAGATCTAGCGCCTCTCTTGCGAGGCATCAACAGAGCACCTTCACATACAGAAGGAGGATCTCATGAAGATCAGGTCTCCCGTGAGCGTTGTCGTATCTCCGACTGCCGATGTTGATCGGCTCAACGCCTCCGGGAAGGAGGTGGTCCTAATCGAGAGGTCCTAGGAGGCGTTGTGGGTTTCTGACGGCCATACTGTGTGTGGCCGTCGTTTCTTTGCCGCAGAATCCAGGGAGGGAGTATGTCGAAGGAGGAATCGAATTCTGCCCTAGGGGACTTTGTCTCAACCGTGCTGGGTTTCCTCGGTGCGCTCGCAGTCATGTTTGCTGCGTTGCTCGGCGCCCTGCTTCTCGCCTTCGTGAAAACACCGGATCTCGATCCATATGATGATCGTGGTCCGGTCTCTCGACAGCATTGACTGACATCCACCTCTCTAGGCAACTAGGGAGGTTTTGCTTAGGTTGTTTTTGATAGACTCCAGTTTGGGTCAGCCTTGAGTAACTTCCAATCTGTATATTTTTTTTGCTTCGCCTGGAAATACCCCGCTGCGGCAATCATTGCTGCGTTATCAGTGCAGTAAGGGAGATTAGGTTTCAAAAAAGTGACGGCTGGAAATCGACGCGCGACAGCCGCGCTAAGTTCAGCGCGGAGCCGCCCATTGGCGGCCACGCCGCCGGCCAGCAGCAAAGTGTTGACCTTATGTTCTTGCAGGGCCCGCAGCGTTTTTCCAATCAACACATCAACTACCGCCTGTTCAAAAGAGGCGGCAATATCAGGCAAGTCTTTTTTCTTTGGATGATGCTTTTCTAAATGATAGCGCACGGCAGTTTTTAATCCAGCAAAAGAGAATTCAAGGTTAGCGCTTTTCAGCATTGGTCGCGGCCAGCTGTAGGCTTTTGGATTCCCTGTGCTAGCCAGCGTACTTAAGACTGGTCCACCCGGATAACCTAAACCCATTAACTTGGCCACTTTATCAAAGGCTTCGCCGGCGGCGTCGTCGCGCGTCTCACCAAGCAGTTGGAATTTCCCATAACCACGCATGAGTACAAGTTCAGTGTGACCTCCTGACACGAGTAGTCCCAAGGCTGGGAAAGGTGCCTTAAGTATACTTGGCGTATTTCCCTCCGCATCTGGTAACCAATTTGCATAGAGGTGGCCGGCCAGATGGTTCACTCCTACTAAAGGTTTTTTTAAAGTCCAAGCCAACGTCCGCCCTACTTCAACTCCAACCATTAGGGCTGACATGAGTCCTGGGCCGGCTGTCACTGCAATGACATCAATATCTTCAAGTGTTATTTTAGCCTCATGCAGGGCAGCATCAAGGCCGGGAATAATAACTTCAAGGTGCATGCGCGCAGCTACTTCAGGCACTACGCCACCAAATTTTGCATGAGTCTTTACCTGTGAGGCAACAAAGTGACTACGGACAAGAAAATGATCAGCCTTTCTCTCGAGAATGGCGATTGAGGTTTCGTCACAAGATGATTCAATGCCGAGGATGATCATGTGAGTTGTTTCCGTCGAATGAGGAGTAAGACGCTGAGTGAACCATCAAGCAAGACAATTGCAGCCGGGTAGAGCCAGGTACTTGGTACTATAGTGTCCAGAGCCAGAAGTGCAAAGACGTGGGCAATTGCGGCAAAAGCGTAGGATAGCACCTTTTCCTCATGCGGATAATGGTAACCTTTTCGAAAAGTAGGAAGTGAGCCAAAAAAATCAACCAAGACAATAAGTACGATGGATGCTAGAGGCTCTTTTGTGAGTATCCAAAGGAGTAAAGAAAAAGCTGCGGCACTCAAGGCAATCCAATCAAAGCGTAAGAAGCGGCGATCTCCCCATTTCAGCGCGCCAATAAATATAAGCAGGCAAGATATGGAGTTAATCCCAGTGACCCAGGCGCCTGGCCCGGCATCTTTCGCAATCTGAGCAGCAAAGGCGATAATGTTGAGCGTACCCCAGACTAACCAGGAAAAGGCATGTGGTTTGAGCTCTTTGCGTAGAACGCCGCGGACATATAAAAGGTCTCCAGATATGAGCAGTAGCGAGCCGATAATGCCAAAAAGTGTGGTCATACTTTGCATGCTGATATTGTAGCACGCGCATTGACATTTTCATGTTTTTTGCTACAGTAGCCTGTCGTTCATTACACTTGAATAGTCAGGAAAGGGAGGGCTATCACATGTTTTCGGTCTGGAATCTCGTCTGGGTGATACTCCTTGGATGCGTCTTTCTCTACTTCGGTCCTGTGCGGTTGCGGCGGCGTCGCAATAAGGTACGGCGAGACGTGCTTGGGATGTTGTCGAAAAGGACCGTGCGAACGACAAGGCCTGAGCTGGTGTCGATGGTACGAGAAAGGCACAAGCATCCAACAGCTTTGATCGAAGAAGCGATTCGGGATCTCGTTAATCAGGGCAAGATTCTCAAACTCTCCTTCTCTGAGGGTTCGCGCAGCTACACGAACTACGTGATAGCTCAGCGAGACAGCTCGGAAGAAGGTCGTTCCCCTTAGGTTTCGACGTGAGAGGAGACGAAGTGCACGAGGCGCATATTCATGTGACTTGCTCCACAGATGAGCATGATCGCACGAAGGACTTTTTTGAAGATCACATCGCTGATGTGGTCGATGGCTACCGAGGCGCGGGAGCAGATACCCAGATTGAAGCTGAAGGAATGATTCGGGTGAGTTTCAACTTTCCTTCAGTGGAGATGCGGGAACGTTTTTGTCGGATGGAACAACGAGCATTGAGCTTGATGCTTCGGCATGCAGGAATCAATGCGAGTTGCAGATTGTGTGCAGACGAATGCACGCAAGGATAGAGAGGGGGCACCGTGCGTTTCTGGACTCTGTTTTTGATCCTGTGTTGTCTCTGTGCAAATACCGCCTTTGCGCGTTCACTGACCTTCACGGCCGGTGAGACTGCGGTGGCCAAGGGTGGCGGCATCGAGTACGCACAGCGTTCTGGTCAGGTTGAGTGGGCAGCCTTTGCTTATCTCAACGGCAACGTCAACGAGGGCAAAGCGCTCTTGAGCGCTGACCCCACATCGTGGTGTCGGGTTATGGCTGGTCCGATTGTGGGCCTGCAATACCAGGACACCCTGGGCGCGCGTCTCTATGGCGGGGCTGAAGCCAAGGTGTTACCGCACTTTGGTAAAGAGCACCTCACCATCAAGGCGGCAACTCGACACCGAGGAAGCACACGCTTCCATCATCTGGTGGTAGTGAATTGGATGCATGACTGGTCGCCGAGTATTTCGGCTGGTCCGGTCTACCAACCAATTCTGCGATCTGATCATTCCCTACCCTGGGATCACCGATTTGGCGTGCAAGTGAACTATAGTCAGAATAGTCACTTCACGTTGATGAGCGAGGTGCGAATGTCGACCGGGTCGGCTGACGCGTCCTATGGTGTGTACCATCGGGTGAGTGGCCACATCGAACTGGCCTTCAAGTTCTGACTCCGACCCCGTCTCTCGTAATCCGATACTGTCGGAGAAACGAGAGGCGGGGTTTTCTTTTATCAAAAGGAAAAAGCGCTGATGCAATGCACCAGCGCTTTGTAGCTAGCTAAATCGTCGAACCAAGAAGGCCGACCAACCAAGCAGATCCCACACTAGGAAGGAAAGGAAATGCCGGAAGCGTTTCTGGCAGTTACCTCCATAAGACGAGCGGGCCTTTATGACTATGATCTCGATGCCGGAGCCATGCCACACATAGCGGAAAATCGCTCGAGCTCGCCGGGCGTGCCAAGGGTGAGTGACTAGCGCCACGCTACGCCATTCGGGGTGCTGACGCGTGATGCGCAGGACCTCGATCGCGTTATTGATAGTGCCGATTGAGCCGTTCTCCAGTATCATGTATACATTGCGTGCTCGCGCCTCGATCAAACGCTTCATCGCGATGGCTTCAGTCATGTGACCATCGTTGCCGTTGCCACCGCTCAGGACAATGCACCGAGCTAGTTCAGCTTGGTAGAGATTGAGACCCTTGCGAGCGATTGATGCACTTTGGCGACTGGCTTGCGTGCCATCTGGCGAGAGGCCACAGCCGAGACAGATCACTGCATCGACGGGTTGTTCCGGGTTGATTCGTTCGTCTGGTATTTCCAGTCGGTGAACCATCCGCCGGATCCGTTTTTTAAGCCTGTTCGTATATCACCCCCATGGTTGCGATCTGTGAAAGAACGTCCTGTTTGGTCGATAAAGTAGCACAGCGCCAGCTAGAGTCAAGTTGTCCTTCACTTGACGGAGAAAGACGTTTTTAGATATAGTGCACGTAGACAGATTTTGGTGGCTCTCAAACGGGAGTCACCTATGTTTTTACGCGCATGTATAGTATTGCTCTTTGTCTTTACGCAAAGCGTTCCCTTCTTTCCTGTGACACAGGCAATTGAAATCCCAACTGTTGTGATAAATGAGCTTATGTGGATGGGTTCATCCGCTTCCTCGGCTGACGAATGGATAGAGCTGCGTAATACTAGCGATCAACAGATAGATATTTCTGGATGGAAAATGACCAAGAAGAGCGGTGAAGACAACGCGCTCATGTTAACTATTCCAGAAAATCAATTCATTGCCCCACGGGCATATTACCTCATTGCGAACTATGCTGATGATGCGACAAATTCACATTTAGCCATAGCACCTGATTTGGTTGAGACCGACGTCGCATTAGTAAACTCGGCCTTGCAGATTGGGCTTTATACTTCCCAAGATGAACTTATTGACAGTGCGGATGACGGAGTGGGCAAGCCCTTGGCAGGTGAGTACACATCAGGTGAAATATGGAAATCAATGGAGCGAGTACGTGAGCCAAGTGATGGAACTAGGCCGGAGGATTGGAAGACCTCAAGCGCTCAAGTGAATTTTGATGCCGCTTCCCCAGAGTATGGTACGCCAGGGGCAGAGAATAGTAATACTGCGCCAGCGGCAAATGCTGGAGAAGATTTCTCTATCCAGGTCGGTGAAACAGCGACATTTGACGCTTCACTTTCTGAAGATGCTGACCATGACACACTTAGTTACTCATGGGATTTTGACGACGGCGGAGTTGCGAGTGGGATAACTCCTACGCACGTGTATCAACATGAAGGGGAATACCACGTAGTTCTGATTGTTTCCGATGGGATGCTTACATCGAGTGATGAGGTGCTGGTGAGTGTAAGCTTAGAATCAGTCTTACCAACACCAGAGACTCAAGAGGATAATCCAGGGGAAGAGGAGTCTAGCGATCCTGAATATATGCGGGGTAATGTGCTGCTCAATGAAGTCTTCCCTAATCCAAGTGGGCGAGATCAAGAAGCAGAGTTTATCGAGCTCTATAATGCGGATGACAAAGCGGTTTCGCTGAGCGGCTGGAAAGTAACCAATGATAAAAGCTCATATCACTTTGATGATCAAGTAATTGCACCTGGAGCCTTTCTCTCCATATCATATTCGACGAGTAAAGTCTTGCTGCGCAATAGCGGCGGTGTAGTTCGACTAGTAAACCCCTTCAATGAAATAGTGAGCGGGTTAGAGTACGGCGTGGCCGAAGAAGCAATGAGCTTTGCTCGAGTGAATGATACGACACATTGGGAATGGACAAGCCTGCCCACCCCCGGGAGTGAAAATGAGATTGAGCAAGATATTTCTTCTTCAAACACGGAAGTAGAAGGAGATAGCAACGCAATAATTTTAGAAAAGACAAACGAGACTAATACAAGCCTTCCAAAAAATATTAAGGTGGCTGAAATTGCCGGACTTGATCCAAAAACCCTTGTGCAAGTTGAAGGTGTGGTGACCGCCGCGCCAGGCATGTTCTCCGTTTCGTCATTTTGGCTGCAGGATGAGAGTGGGGCAGCCGAGGTTTCATCAACAAATAAACTATTCCCAGAGCTAGAGCTTGGCAATCTCGTGCGCGTGATTGGTACGGTGTCGAGTGCTGGAGAGGGCTTACGCATAAACCAGCGCAAAGATGAAATTGAAGTAATTGGTGTGAGCGTTGTAGCTCCTGAGGAATTGCAAAGCGATGATCTTAATGAGGCACTCATTGGTCATCTCGTGAGCGTCCAGGGACAGATAACAAAATCAGCCAAGACAAAACTCACCTTGCGTGATGAGCAGGGTGAATTGGCCGTCGTCGCCAAGAAAGGCACTGAGCTTGATCTCAGTAGTTTCAGCGTTGATGAGCCCGTGCAGATTCTCGGCATACTTGGATGGACAAGCGCTGGGCCACAAATTTGGCCAAGGACTATTGAAGATATTCAAATTGCCGGAGAGGTTTTAGGCGAAGCAACAAGCTTAGAAGCTCAAACTCCACTTACTGACTCGACAGCCATCGTGAATGATGATCGAAAAGTATTTCCCACCTGGTTAGTTATGGTAATCATCGGTGTCATGTTAAGTCTGGGAGCGTGGTGGTACTGGAAACATCGCGTCGATACCACTTCCCATGTCTAAAAATACTTGCCGTAAAGGAAAAAATATGCTATACTTCCCTTACAAAAATGCAAAAGAAAAAAATAGACAAGCGATCATTGTCATGGCAGCTTCTGACACTACTAGGCGTTTTTCTTTTTGTTGTTGTAGCGCAAAAGAGCTTAGCTGATACGGCGTACTATGTTGATCAAAACAATGTAAGTTGTTCAGATGCGGGACCTGGCTCACCTTCTGTTCCTTTCTGTAGTTTAGTGCCCACACAGGGAGTAGTGGCTCCAGGAGATACGGTATATATAGCTGACGGGCGCTATGGTGATCCCCTCAGCTTTACTGTTTCAGGGACTGAGGGTAATCCTATTCGCTACATCGCTCAAGGCGAGAACGTTGTCCTTGGTGTTTTTGAAGACTTGGTAGATGAAAATTTTACCAAAACTCCCGGGTACACCAATGTGTATGAAATAGCTTTACCCATAAGCGATCCTGACCATCGTTTGTTCCAAACCTATTTCCCCGACATCCTGGTAGACGATCCGGACAATGATTCATACTTTACCATGAAAGATGCGGATGGTCCTTTAGGACTCACTGAGACGGATGATTTGACCCTTGTCGATGAAAACGAGGGGTCCTGGATGATTAGTGGTGAGACTATTTATGCGCATGCTTATGGCAGCCGTGTTCCAAGCACTGCATCAACAGATTTTGTGTATACCTACGATAAATGGCAATTAGGAATTGGGGCATCAATTTCCTATCTTGTGTTTGACGGTTTCCAATTTCACTACAACGGAGAGTATAACTTTGTCGTAAACGGCACGCACAATACATTTTATAATATTAAAAAAACAAGTGGCTTTGAAATACGAGGAAGTGATAACTACGCTGAAGGGATAACCGCGAGCCACGAAATAACTCGGAATGCTCCTAGTGGGAGCTTTTACAGTGGCGCAAGTGGTTACGGTTTGTTTATCCGAGGTACAAATAACACCTTAAAAGATATTCACGTATTTCATAATTGGAATAATATTGGAGTGAATGGAAGCAACATCACTATTCAAAGCGGCGAGATTCATGGCTCACCAAATCATTGTTTTCAACCTCAACACAATGATGGATTGACCATACAAAATCTAAAATCTTGGAATTGCCAAGATGGCTATGGATATATCTCGGGTGATGTTACTAATGCAGTTTTTGAGAATGGGACCGTGCAGTCGAGTATTCTTTTTCAAGACCTAATTGTTGCTGCACATTATCCAAATAGCAATCTTACTTTTCGGAATATGCTATTTAATGACTGTAAGATTATTACCGGAGGATATGGCGTTAACGAGTGTAGCTATGAAAGCACAGTCACAATAGAAAACTCGATTTTTTTCTGTGATAATATTTCGAATTTTGAGATTCAGCATTGCGTTGCACCAGGAAATCTTGAGACCTATTCCTCGATCGCTGCATATCAGGCAAATTGTGGAGACAACTGTATGACCTTAAATAACGTTCAGTTGATCGATACAAACCATACTAACGTTATTCAGGGTGGTAAGTGGCCAGGTGAAACACCGCTCTGGGATATTCATATTCCAAATGAAAGTAGTGTAGCCTTTGATGCCGGATCTTCATTAGCTAGCTCAAGTATTGACTACGAAGGCGACACTCGACCACAAGGGCTTAGATACGACATTGGCGCTGACGAATTACCAGTTGTAGATTCAGGAGGAGAAGAATGTACACCTGATTGGCAATGTGACGCTTGGGCATCGTGCAGCAATGGCAATCAAACGCGAACTTGCCATGATAGTAATAGCTGTGGCACTGAGAGTGGACGACCGAGTCAGAGCAGATCCTGCGACTCCTATGTACCGGGCAGAATAACTAACTTACGCGTCGAGTAATATGCCCCAAACCGAACAAATCGTTGCGACAAAGACATGGTTGCAAGTGTCTATCAGTAGCACTCTAGCCTCTTTTATACTCATTTCTTTAACCGGTTTGAGTATGGGGCTTATTTCTTTTCAATCAGATATTTTTCCCATTTTCCAACAGCAAGAAGCGACGAGTCAATACGATAATAGCAATTCAGCAAAATTAATATGGACGGCGCCAGGTGATGATGGATATACCGGACAAGCGAGCGGCTATGATATTCGCTATGCTCAGACTCCCATTACATCCGCAAGCTGGAGTTCAGCCACTCAGGTAGCCAACACACTGCAACCAAAAGTTGCTGGGGCATCTGAATCGTTTCGAGTGACCGGCCTCCTGTCCGCCAAAACCTACTATTTTGCAGTGAGGGCGTATGATGAGGTGGGTAACTACGGAGAGATTTCGAATGTACCAAGTATAACGACAGCCTGCTATGTTTCGTGGTCCTGCGATGAGTGGTCAGCTTGTGTGGACGGTCAGCAGGTGAGGACTTGTAGTGATACAAATAGCTGTGCTTCAGATGAGGGTAGACCAGAGGAAAGCCGAGCGTGCGGAGCGGGGGGTCCATCACCTGAGCCGATTATTGTGGGTACACATACTGGATATCCGCCACACCTACGGGTGCTAGATAGCAACGGCGGTCTCATGAGTCAGTTTTATGCCTACGCAGAAAATTTCCGTAACGGGGTAAACTTTTCTTTTGGTGATGTTGATGGTGATGGCAAAAAAGATATCGTCGTAGGAACCATTGGAAAATCAGCCGCGCATATCCGAATCTTTCGCCAGGATGGAAGCCTCCTTTCGCAATTTTTTGCCTACCCAGCGCAGTGGCGCATAGGAGTGAGTGTGAGTACCGGTGATCTCGATGGCGACGGAAAGGATGAGATTATTGTTTTACCGAATACTCGCTCGCCTGCCCATGTGCGAATTTTTTCTTACACCGGACAATTACAAAATCAATTTTATGTTTTCCCTTCCCAGTGGAGACTGGAATTAAATCTAGAGAGTGGAGATGTAAACGGAGATGGGAAAGACGAGATTGTTGTTTCTACTACTGAGGGTTATACGCCGCATGTCCGTATTTTTTCTGGTACTGGTAATTTAGTCGGACAATTTTTTGCCTATGATTTAGGATATCGTGGTGGGGTCCCGATCGCCACCGGTGACACAAATGGGGACGGGAAGGATGAAATAATTACTGGCACAGGGCCAGGCTATCGACCGCATGTCCGTATACTGGATTTAGATGGATCAGTCGTTGGTCAGTTTAATGCCTATGATCCAAATTATCGTGGCGGACTAACACTCTCCTCGACTGATGTGGATGGTGATGGGGTTGATGAGGTTATCGTCGGTACTATGCCAGGCTATCCTGCTCATGTGCGAGCGCTTACCAATACCGGCGACCTCGTTAGCCAGTTTTATGCCTATCCGCCTGAATGGAAGATTGGAGTGAAGTTGTAATCTAGTTGCAAAGAAAAGCCAGTCTGTATAGCTACAGACCGGCTCGGTGGGCGCGCCTTTGCAGGAGGAGATAAGGAACCAGGAAGAAAAGCGTGCCAAAGGTGAGACCAATGAGCATGCCCACACCAGTGAGCAAGAGGCCACAAAGGCCAAAAACGGCACAGGTCAACAATTTCAGAATTTTCATGTTTCCCTCCCAGGAGCGCCGCTAGTATAGTACGGCTTATTTGGTATGTAAAATCCCGCACAAGAGCGTGCTACAATATACTTATGCGCGCAAAATACTTCTTAGGAGCCCTTATTCTCACCTTCGGGATTGTTGCTTTAGCGTGGTACGTGGGTGATCCTGTCCAATCGGTTGGAGCGGAGGATAAACAGACCAAGGAAGCTATTTCACGAGGCTTGGATTTTTTAGCACAAAGCCATCATCCTTATACTTTTGATGATGCGTATTTGCAGTATCTCTACCCAGACGAGAATCTCTCGTGTCCTTTACCTAATTGTCAGCTTAGTTATCGTCTGCTTGATGCATACTTCGCCGTTGCCATGCTTCGTGATCGATTAAGTGCAAAAGAAAAGCAGAGCATCCAAGACGTGCTTGAGGAACAAGAGGCAGTTTTTGAAATCCTCTTGCCTACATGGCGCACTGCACCGATCGAAGGCACCTTACGAAGTGAAGCGGCAAGTAGCGAGAGTGTAGCCTTGGATACCTATTGTCTTCTCGGCTATCTCACTAAAGATAAAGCAATGGCAGAGCACGCATTGGAATATCTCTCACCATCAGGCGAGTGGTTTGCAGCTGATCATTTTACTAGTGATCAGTGGCGGAATATTGCTGATGAAACATGGTGCATTCGTTTGCTTGCTGTAACCGAAACCTATCCGGAGCAGTTTGCCAACATGGTTGAAACAAAAACTATTGAGGTTCGCGGTTTTCTCCAATCGCAAAAACCGGTCGCTGAAAAAATAGCCGCAGTCTATCATGTATTGCTTATGATACAAGAGCCGGGAATTACCCAATCAGCCGAACAAATTCCCGTTTTACAAGAGACAGCTGCCGCACTTATTGCGAGCGCGAGCACACAACTTGATGCGG harbors:
- a CDS encoding VCBS repeat-containing protein, with translation MPQTEQIVATKTWLQVSISSTLASFILISLTGLSMGLISFQSDIFPIFQQQEATSQYDNSNSAKLIWTAPGDDGYTGQASGYDIRYAQTPITSASWSSATQVANTLQPKVAGASESFRVTGLLSAKTYYFAVRAYDEVGNYGEISNVPSITTACYVSWSCDEWSACVDGQQVRTCSDTNSCASDEGRPEESRACGAGGPSPEPIIVGTHTGYPPHLRVLDSNGGLMSQFYAYAENFRNGVNFSFGDVDGDGKKDIVVGTIGKSAAHIRIFRQDGSLLSQFFAYPAQWRIGVSVSTGDLDGDGKDEIIVLPNTRSPAHVRIFSYTGQLQNQFYVFPSQWRLELNLESGDVNGDGKDEIVVSTTEGYTPHVRIFSGTGNLVGQFFAYDLGYRGGVPIATGDTNGDGKDEIITGTGPGYRPHVRILDLDGSVVGQFNAYDPNYRGGLTLSSTDVDGDGVDEVIVGTMPGYPAHVRALTNTGDLVSQFYAYPPEWKIGVKL